In a genomic window of Maricaulis maris MCS10:
- a CDS encoding BLUF domain-containing protein → MLLSRLTFFSRRAWKVGADPAARRVLEDILAAGRRNNPARGITGVLVVDDDMFIQVLEGPRARITETFLRIASDPRHCDLVLAGMAEIDERRFDTWQVYVRRLPGDIRWQPWFRSPEVVTSAGFLEQICSAMRSGDVLQPV, encoded by the coding sequence ATGCTGTTATCCCGTTTGACTTTCTTCAGTCGCCGGGCCTGGAAGGTCGGGGCGGATCCGGCAGCCAGGAGAGTGCTGGAGGATATTCTCGCGGCTGGCCGGCGCAATAATCCGGCGCGCGGCATCACAGGCGTTCTGGTCGTCGACGATGACATGTTCATTCAGGTACTCGAGGGCCCTCGAGCGCGGATTACCGAGACCTTTTTGCGCATTGCCAGTGATCCACGTCACTGTGATCTGGTGCTGGCTGGGATGGCTGAGATCGATGAGCGGCGGTTCGATACCTGGCAGGTTTATGTCCGCCGACTGCCGGGAGATATCCGCTGGCAGCCCTGGTTTCGATCACCGGAAGTTGTCACCAGTGCGGGCTTTCTGGAACAAATATGCAGCGCGATGCGATCCGGCGATGTATTGCAGCCCGTATGA
- a CDS encoding globin-coupled sensor protein, which produces MASKAMDGRLQEFGVGEVTRESLRSMQAELPPVLEEALEVFYNTLSRAPEVDVLFRNDDHRAHAKRHQIKHWQRILSGEYDTAYFDNVRRIGEVHFEIGLEPRYYVAGYAGIASSLVRGVIQSGQRNRVSRTKQFEATAAKVDALIRAVFLDMELALSTYLEAGDIRASKARQEIADGLEASVAEILENLEGTSDRLDVVSGNVAESVDHTLEDATLTAREADSALKNVQTVVAAAEQMRGAVDEISGQVNQTSLRARSAVDQVGVASADMENLSEAAREIGTIVGLIQEIAEQTNLLALNATIEAARAGEAGAGFAVVAGEVKSLAHQTAKATERISQQISAVQDGARTAGDAISGMRDTIRAVDEASVSINATIEEQSSAIREIVRSANEATKGNSAGVDATARLEISVRQCSEVSSDVTSEASAVRRDVTRLREQVDGFLAATRSGAAD; this is translated from the coding sequence TTGGCTAGCAAAGCAATGGACGGTCGCCTGCAAGAATTTGGCGTTGGTGAGGTCACGCGCGAGAGCTTGCGCTCCATGCAGGCCGAGTTGCCTCCGGTTCTCGAAGAGGCGCTGGAAGTATTCTACAACACCCTGTCCCGGGCTCCGGAAGTGGATGTGTTGTTTCGCAATGATGACCACCGCGCGCATGCGAAGCGACACCAGATCAAGCACTGGCAGCGCATCCTGTCGGGCGAATATGACACCGCATACTTCGATAATGTGCGGCGCATTGGCGAGGTCCATTTCGAGATTGGTCTGGAGCCTCGCTATTATGTGGCCGGCTATGCCGGTATCGCCTCCTCCCTGGTGCGAGGCGTGATCCAGTCCGGCCAACGGAACCGGGTATCACGAACCAAGCAGTTTGAGGCCACGGCAGCCAAGGTCGATGCGCTCATTAGAGCGGTCTTCCTGGACATGGAGCTTGCCCTGTCGACCTATCTGGAAGCGGGCGATATCCGGGCCAGCAAGGCGAGGCAAGAAATCGCTGACGGGCTGGAAGCGAGTGTTGCCGAAATTCTCGAGAATCTTGAAGGGACATCGGACCGACTTGACGTCGTCTCTGGCAACGTAGCTGAATCGGTCGATCACACACTGGAAGATGCGACACTGACAGCAAGGGAGGCCGATTCGGCCTTGAAGAATGTGCAGACGGTCGTGGCTGCGGCCGAGCAGATGCGCGGCGCGGTCGATGAGATATCGGGCCAAGTGAATCAGACAAGCCTGCGGGCCCGCTCGGCTGTTGACCAGGTCGGTGTGGCCAGCGCCGACATGGAGAACCTTTCCGAGGCTGCCCGGGAAATCGGAACAATTGTGGGGCTGATCCAGGAGATCGCGGAGCAGACGAATCTCCTCGCGCTCAATGCAACTATTGAAGCCGCTCGCGCGGGTGAGGCCGGTGCCGGGTTCGCGGTCGTGGCCGGCGAGGTGAAATCCCTCGCGCACCAGACTGCAAAGGCTACCGAACGTATAAGCCAGCAGATCAGCGCGGTTCAGGACGGCGCCCGGACGGCGGGTGATGCCATTTCGGGCATGCGGGATACCATAAGAGCGGTTGACGAAGCGTCAGTCAGCATCAATGCGACGATCGAGGAACAATCAAGCGCAATCCGTGAGATCGTCCGCAGCGCCAATGAGGCGACCAAGGGCAATAGTGCCGGGGTAGATGCTACCGCCCGCCTTGAAATCAGCGTGCGCCAGTGCTCGGAAGTCTCATCGGACGTCACTTCCGAGGCCAGTGCCGTCCGGCGCGACGTGACGCGCTTGCGAGAACAGGTCGATGGCTTTCTGGCTGCGACCCGGTCGGGCGCAGCTGACTGA
- the rpmE gene encoding 50S ribosomal protein L31, which yields MKKDLHPDYHVINVVMTNGTTFQTKSTWGKEGDTINLDIDPTSHPAWTGGNQHLLDRGGRVSRFKDKFKGFA from the coding sequence ATGAAAAAGGACCTTCATCCCGATTATCACGTCATCAATGTCGTGATGACCAACGGGACCACCTTCCAGACCAAATCCACCTGGGGCAAGGAAGGCGATACGATCAATCTCGACATCGATCCGACGTCGCACCCGGCCTGGACCGGCGGCAACCAGCACCTGCTGGACCGTGGCGGCCGCGTTTCGCGTTTCAAGGACAAGTTCAAGGGCTTCGCGTAA
- a CDS encoding type II toxin-antitoxin system CcdA family antitoxin: MTDRKYPSAERRKRTNLTVREDVMAEAKALGLNTSRAAEAGIEAAIREEKGRRWLEENREGIKAYNEHYEREGPLLPPPWWAQPADD; this comes from the coding sequence ATGACCGACCGCAAATACCCATCAGCCGAGCGCCGCAAGCGCACCAACCTCACCGTCCGCGAGGATGTCATGGCCGAGGCCAAGGCGCTCGGCCTCAACACTTCCCGTGCCGCCGAAGCCGGCATCGAGGCCGCCATCCGCGAGGAAAAGGGCCGCCGCTGGCTGGAAGAGAATCGCGAGGGGATCAAGGCCTACAACGAGCACTATGAACGCGAAGGGCCGCTGCTACCGCCACCCTGGTGGGCGCAACCGGCGGACGATTGA
- a CDS encoding CcdB family protein, translating into MARFDVHPVTGDSVSLVVDVQADMLNDLPSRIVVPLIMVTRLERPILARLEPIITVDGQRHVLATAALGVMSARALQAPVANVEARHRDDIVSALDFLFQGY; encoded by the coding sequence GTGGCCCGCTTCGATGTCCACCCGGTCACGGGCGACAGCGTCTCACTGGTTGTCGATGTCCAGGCAGACATGCTCAACGACCTGCCAAGCCGGATCGTTGTTCCTTTGATCATGGTCACTCGCCTCGAGCGTCCGATACTGGCGCGGCTTGAACCAATCATCACCGTTGACGGACAACGGCATGTCCTGGCAACCGCCGCCCTGGGCGTGATGTCCGCCAGAGCCCTCCAAGCACCCGTCGCAAACGTGGAAGCCCGCCATCGCGACGACATTGTTAGCGCACTCGACTTCCTGTTTCAGGGCTATTGA